A region from the Beduinella massiliensis genome encodes:
- a CDS encoding DNA alkylation repair protein, whose protein sequence is MKYDGESLHRWVLAHAEPSYQAFSASLLPNVPDLLGVRLPVLRRLARVLAKEDAAYYVSKISNASFEERMLRGMVIGYANAEEETRWRWVDVYLPVIDNWSICDSFCATLAGRMGEEEARRAWPRVKAYSASEQPFTARFGVVMMIDMYMRPESIDDVLCALPGVRCEAYYARMAVAWALATAWGYFPAKTRHCMQEAAFDPWVIEKAAQKMIESRRVTASDKAEIRRTYRRRNRS, encoded by the coding sequence ATGAAATACGATGGCGAAAGCCTGCATCGCTGGGTCTTGGCACATGCAGAGCCTTCTTATCAGGCGTTTTCCGCTTCTCTGCTGCCAAACGTACCGGATTTGCTCGGTGTGCGTCTGCCTGTGCTCAGACGCCTTGCGCGCGTACTGGCGAAAGAGGACGCTGCGTATTACGTCTCGAAAATTTCCAACGCTTCCTTCGAGGAACGAATGCTGCGCGGGATGGTAATCGGCTACGCAAACGCAGAAGAAGAAACGCGCTGGCGCTGGGTTGACGTTTACCTGCCCGTCATCGACAACTGGTCTATCTGCGACAGCTTCTGTGCTACGCTTGCCGGACGAATGGGTGAGGAGGAAGCTCGCCGTGCATGGCCGCGCGTAAAAGCTTATTCCGCAAGCGAGCAGCCTTTTACGGCCCGTTTCGGCGTGGTGATGATGATCGACATGTATATGCGCCCGGAATCGATCGATGACGTGCTCTGCGCGCTTCCCGGCGTGCGGTGCGAGGCGTACTATGCTCGAATGGCTGTCGCCTGGGCTTTAGCGACGGCATGGGGTTATTTCCCGGCTAAAACCCGGCATTGCATGCAGGAAGCAGCATTCGATCCATGGGTTATAGAAAAGGCGGCTCAAAAGATGATCGAGTCACGGCGCGTCACAGCTTCGGACAAAGCGGAAATTCGCAGAACCTATCGCAGGAGGAATCGGTCATGA
- a CDS encoding 2-dehydropantoate 2-reductase, with amino-acid sequence MKSIQTVTVVGLGALGILFAYQLSRALPKSDLRILADEARIARYRREGVFCNGHPCDFQYVAPSDPCAPADLLLFTVKQGGLKAAIDIAAAHVGPDTILLSALNGISSEREIAERYGKERVLYCVAQGMDAVKKGNRLTYAHPGLLCFGEETPGVVSDRMQKVSDFFRSVGIAHEAVEDMLHRQWGKLMLNVGVNQTVAVFRGNYGTIQVPGEARELMIAAMREVMALAPYEGIRLTEEDLSYWLSLLDTLAPEGKPSMAQDIEAGRDTEVELFSGTVCRLSQLHGLHAPINERLYRTIREMEKTK; translated from the coding sequence ATGAAATCCATTCAAACCGTCACGGTTGTCGGCTTAGGAGCGCTGGGCATTCTCTTTGCATATCAGCTTTCGCGCGCCTTGCCCAAGTCCGACCTGCGCATTTTAGCCGATGAAGCGCGCATCGCCCGTTACAGGCGGGAGGGGGTTTTCTGCAACGGACATCCCTGTGATTTCCAATATGTCGCTCCATCGGATCCCTGCGCGCCGGCCGATCTTTTGCTCTTCACCGTCAAGCAGGGCGGCCTGAAGGCTGCGATCGACATCGCCGCCGCTCACGTAGGTCCCGATACGATTCTCCTCTCAGCGCTCAACGGCATCTCCAGCGAGCGGGAAATCGCGGAGCGTTACGGCAAAGAGCGCGTGCTCTATTGCGTCGCGCAGGGAATGGACGCCGTCAAGAAAGGAAACCGTCTAACCTATGCGCATCCCGGGCTCCTGTGCTTCGGCGAAGAAACCCCCGGTGTCGTCAGCGATCGCATGCAAAAGGTATCGGATTTCTTTAGGTCGGTCGGTATCGCACATGAGGCGGTCGAAGATATGCTGCACAGGCAGTGGGGAAAACTGATGCTGAACGTAGGCGTCAATCAGACCGTCGCTGTCTTCAGGGGAAATTACGGCACGATTCAAGTTCCCGGAGAGGCGCGGGAACTGATGATCGCGGCGATGCGCGAGGTAATGGCGCTCGCCCCCTACGAGGGCATACGTCTGACGGAGGAAGACCTCTCCTATTGGCTGAGCTTATTGGATACCCTTGCGCCGGAAGGAAAGCCGTCAATGGCGCAGGACATTGAGGCCGGCCGCGACACAGAGGTCGAGCTTTTTTCCGGAACGGTATGCCGTCTTTCGCAGTTGCATGGTCTGCACGCGCCCATTAACGAACGTCTGTATCGCACGATACGGGAGATGGAGAAGACAAAGTGA
- a CDS encoding ABC transporter permease subunit, which translates to MRDRKLFSDFLRENAVTVMFVLLCAVCMFLSGMAPSHVMFELFSRLSRNAFLVLALIIPIVAGMGINFAITIGAMGAQIALLWVLEWGIPGIWGFLVAALMTVPIAGLFGFLIGKLLNKMKGQEMIGSMILGYFANGLYQLLFLFVFGNLIPLKNPSLVIKGSVGVANTMDLSREGGLKYALDGLWKLPFEQALYVFMAVIAVYCVVRYLLSGNRDAKRLCVCLAFPAAACLLIQIPAMKALFSKVNVPMATFGLVAVLCLFNVIIMRTRLGQQFRAVGQSGAVANASGINVNRIRIIAIIISTILAGWGQLIFVQNMGSLQTYGAHEQVGLYAGAAILVGGASIVRATNAQALLGCILFHLLFIVAPDAGKNVFGNAAIGEYFRVFISYGVIAVALVMHAWSGAQRKRPANAIREAKAS; encoded by the coding sequence GTGCGTGACCGCAAGCTTTTTTCAGACTTCCTGCGCGAAAACGCGGTAACGGTGATGTTCGTACTGCTTTGTGCGGTGTGCATGTTCCTGTCGGGAATGGCTCCCTCCCACGTCATGTTTGAGCTGTTCAGCCGGTTATCGCGCAACGCCTTTCTGGTGCTCGCGCTGATTATTCCGATCGTCGCGGGCATGGGCATCAACTTCGCGATCACAATCGGTGCGATGGGCGCGCAAATCGCCCTGCTATGGGTGCTCGAATGGGGCATTCCTGGTATTTGGGGTTTTCTCGTTGCGGCACTGATGACCGTGCCGATCGCGGGCCTGTTTGGTTTTTTGATCGGCAAGCTGCTCAACAAGATGAAAGGGCAGGAAATGATCGGCTCGATGATCCTCGGCTACTTCGCCAATGGACTGTATCAGCTTCTTTTCCTGTTCGTTTTCGGCAATCTGATCCCTCTAAAGAACCCATCGTTGGTCATCAAAGGCTCGGTGGGCGTCGCTAACACGATGGATCTTTCCCGTGAAGGCGGGCTTAAGTACGCACTGGACGGCCTGTGGAAGCTCCCCTTTGAACAGGCGCTGTACGTATTCATGGCCGTGATAGCGGTGTATTGCGTCGTAAGGTATTTGCTTTCCGGCAATCGGGATGCGAAACGCCTTTGTGTATGCCTCGCTTTCCCTGCTGCTGCCTGCCTGCTCATTCAAATCCCGGCGATGAAGGCCCTGTTCTCCAAGGTGAACGTCCCGATGGCTACATTTGGACTGGTCGCCGTTCTTTGTCTGTTCAACGTCATCATCATGCGGACGAGGCTTGGACAACAGTTCCGCGCGGTCGGCCAAAGCGGCGCGGTAGCAAACGCCTCGGGCATTAACGTCAACCGCATCCGGATCATCGCGATCATTATTTCGACGATCCTGGCAGGCTGGGGACAGCTCATCTTCGTGCAAAACATGGGCAGCTTGCAAACGTATGGCGCGCATGAGCAGGTCGGCCTGTATGCAGGCGCTGCGATTCTGGTTGGCGGCGCGTCGATCGTGCGCGCGACGAACGCGCAGGCGCTGCTCGGCTGTATTCTGTTTCACCTGCTCTTTATCGTAGCGCCGGATGCAGGCAAAAATGTATTCGGCAACGCTGCGATCGGCGAGTATTTCCGCGTCTTCATCTCCTATGGCGTCATCGCTGTAGCGCTCGTCATGCACGCATGGAGCGGCGCGCAGCGTAAAAGGCCCGCAAACGCTATCAGAGAGGCGAAGGCTTCATAA
- a CDS encoding ABC transporter permease subunit has protein sequence MLKKATPAQKIAASILVVAALVLICTGGYGLTIRSGSAGQNMLTTMRLQSVLNTAGAGATEAYVKAAKAEAAAKVKAEGGGMSAVREASAKAEEEARAKAQFDSVDISALDTTEIKNAIEALSQAQRDYFIEQSAAQALYIEQHADELAATAEEEVAADSETEIDTISTERTVDLSGFTASEEMLRLQGVVDERYEALKANLKMIFPELDDEILDTLKPTVTAITYSAGDSFETQYDRFLAASGTQHNSAQYFIMRNGMNLITVAIGLVILALLVLFYQPLVRKLGLPRLIIGMFFVLLCLLAVLYDLSLPALLGNTIVRMGMNSVLVLAMLPGIQCGISLNLGLPLGIIGGLLGGLLCIEWGLSGWIGFIFAVAVGLVISAVLGFLYALLLNRLKGNEMAVTTYVGYSIVSLMCIGWLVLPFNSPELKWPLGDGLRVTLSLKSSYRHLLNDFLSFKIFGVTIPTGLLLFMGLCCLLMWLFMRSKTGIAMSAAGNNPRFAEATGINVDRMRIIGTMLSTMLGAVGIIVYSQSYGFMQLYQAPRQLGFVAASAILIGGASTSRARISHVILGTFLFQGVLTLGMPVANVLVPQSTISETLRILISNGIILYALTKSGGASRA, from the coding sequence ATGCTTAAAAAGGCAACCCCCGCGCAGAAGATCGCCGCTTCCATCCTCGTGGTGGCCGCGCTTGTGCTCATCTGCACGGGCGGGTACGGTCTGACGATCCGAAGCGGTTCAGCCGGACAGAATATGCTGACCACCATGCGTTTGCAGTCGGTGCTGAATACTGCGGGCGCGGGCGCTACGGAGGCATACGTTAAAGCTGCGAAGGCAGAAGCGGCGGCGAAGGTCAAAGCTGAAGGCGGCGGGATGTCCGCGGTACGCGAGGCGTCCGCAAAGGCGGAAGAAGAAGCGCGCGCAAAGGCGCAGTTTGATTCCGTGGACATCTCCGCGCTCGATACCACCGAAATCAAGAACGCAATCGAGGCGCTTTCGCAGGCCCAGCGCGATTATTTCATCGAACAGTCCGCGGCGCAGGCTCTTTACATCGAACAGCACGCCGACGAGCTCGCTGCGACGGCGGAGGAAGAGGTCGCAGCTGACTCGGAAACTGAAATCGATACGATCTCCACCGAAAGGACCGTCGATCTCTCGGGATTTACTGCGAGCGAGGAAATGCTTCGCTTGCAGGGCGTCGTAGATGAAAGATACGAGGCGCTCAAAGCGAATCTGAAGATGATCTTCCCGGAATTGGACGACGAGATCCTTGATACGCTGAAGCCCACCGTGACGGCGATTACCTACAGCGCGGGCGACAGTTTTGAAACGCAGTACGACCGCTTTTTGGCGGCTTCCGGCACGCAGCACAACAGCGCGCAATACTTTATCATGCGGAACGGCATGAACCTGATTACGGTTGCGATTGGACTCGTTATTCTGGCGCTGCTGGTGCTTTTCTATCAGCCGCTCGTCAGGAAACTCGGTCTCCCCCGTCTCATCATCGGCATGTTCTTCGTGCTCCTTTGCCTTCTGGCTGTGCTGTACGACCTGTCGCTTCCGGCGCTGCTCGGGAATACCATCGTCCGAATGGGCATGAACAGCGTGCTCGTGCTTGCGATGCTGCCGGGCATACAGTGCGGCATCAGCTTGAACCTGGGACTGCCGCTGGGCATTATCGGCGGTCTGCTGGGAGGCCTGCTCTGCATTGAGTGGGGACTCAGCGGTTGGATAGGATTTATCTTTGCGGTCGCCGTCGGTCTGGTGATTTCAGCGGTGCTGGGTTTCCTGTACGCGCTGTTGCTCAACAGGCTCAAGGGAAACGAGATGGCAGTCACGACCTACGTCGGCTACTCGATCGTATCCCTCATGTGCATCGGCTGGCTGGTGCTCCCCTTTAACTCACCGGAACTCAAGTGGCCGCTGGGCGACGGGCTGCGCGTTACGCTGAGCCTCAAGTCCTCCTATCGCCACCTGCTGAACGACTTTCTTTCCTTTAAAATCTTCGGCGTAACGATTCCTACGGGCCTGCTTTTGTTTATGGGGCTGTGCTGCCTGCTTATGTGGCTGTTCATGCGCTCTAAGACGGGCATCGCCATGAGCGCGGCAGGCAATAACCCGCGTTTCGCGGAGGCGACTGGCATCAACGTCGATCGGATGCGCATCATTGGCACGATGCTGTCGACGATGCTCGGTGCGGTGGGGATCATCGTATACAGCCAAAGCTATGGCTTTATGCAGCTCTATCAAGCGCCCCGCCAGCTCGGTTTCGTTGCGGCGTCCGCCATCCTGATCGGCGGGGCCAGCACTTCACGAGCGCGTATCAGCCACGTCATCCTTGGCACATTCCTGTTTCAGGGGGTTCTGACGCTGGGCATGCCGGTCGCCAACGTGCTCGTGCCGCAGAGCACGATCTCGGAGACGCTGCGTATCCTGATTTCTAACGGCATCATCCTATATGCGCTGACAAAGTCAGGAGGTGCTTCACGTGCGTGA
- a CDS encoding ATP-binding cassette domain-containing protein — translation MGAEYVLEMKGITKRYGENTVLSDVTVRIRPGEIHALLGENGAGKSTLMNVLFGMPVIHDTGGFEGEVYLDGEKVTISSPHDAMLKGIGMVHQEFMLLPGFTITENIKLNREISRPGVLSRVFGRNLEQLDMKAMAVDARSALDSVGMGIDEYTLVNGLPVGYMQFVEIAREIDKTGVKLLVFDEPTAVLTESEAEQLISVMKKIAAQGIAIIFITHRLDEVIAASNSITILRDGQLVTARESKDTTIVELAELMIGRKGEAMVKAEPKQPDPDARVALSIRRLSVDMPGEEVSDVTLNVREGEILGIGGLAGQGKVGIPNGIMGVYPAAGEVELYGNPMELNNARKALQSGLAMVSEDRRGVGLLLDESIEDNIVFNAMQINGDFLTSVAGMHFKNGRKIREHAKRMIQELDIRCTSPLQHTGTLSGGNQQKVCIARALTMNPKLLFVSEPTRGIDIGAKKLVLETLVKLNREMGMTVVMVSSELLELRSICDRIAIVAEGKVVDVLPPDSSDADFGLAMSGIKPEKGADGHA, via the coding sequence TTGGGTGCAGAATACGTACTGGAAATGAAGGGCATCACCAAGCGCTACGGCGAGAACACCGTGCTGTCGGATGTAACCGTCCGCATTCGTCCCGGCGAGATTCATGCGCTGCTCGGTGAAAACGGCGCGGGCAAGAGCACGCTGATGAACGTGCTCTTTGGCATGCCCGTCATTCACGACACCGGCGGGTTTGAAGGCGAGGTCTATCTGGATGGCGAAAAGGTGACCATCTCTTCCCCACACGACGCCATGCTCAAGGGTATCGGCATGGTCCATCAGGAATTCATGCTGCTTCCGGGTTTTACGATTACGGAAAATATCAAGCTGAACCGCGAGATTTCCAGGCCCGGCGTGCTCAGCCGGGTGTTCGGAAGGAATCTGGAACAGCTCGATATGAAGGCGATGGCTGTGGACGCCCGCAGCGCGCTGGACAGCGTGGGCATGGGAATCGATGAATACACGCTGGTCAACGGCCTGCCGGTCGGCTATATGCAGTTCGTCGAAATTGCCCGTGAGATCGACAAGACGGGCGTAAAACTGCTCGTGTTTGACGAGCCGACCGCCGTGCTGACGGAAAGCGAAGCGGAACAGCTCATTTCGGTCATGAAAAAGATTGCTGCGCAGGGGATTGCGATCATCTTCATCACCCACCGGCTGGACGAGGTGATCGCAGCGTCCAACTCTATTACCATCCTGCGCGACGGTCAGCTCGTCACCGCGCGAGAATCGAAGGATACCACCATCGTCGAACTGGCAGAGCTGATGATCGGGCGCAAGGGCGAGGCGATGGTCAAGGCGGAGCCGAAGCAGCCCGACCCGGACGCGCGTGTCGCGCTCTCTATTCGCCGTCTGAGCGTAGATATGCCGGGCGAAGAGGTATCGGACGTGACGCTGAACGTGCGGGAAGGAGAAATTCTCGGCATCGGCGGTCTGGCTGGACAGGGAAAAGTCGGCATCCCCAATGGCATTATGGGTGTTTATCCGGCTGCGGGCGAGGTAGAGCTCTACGGAAACCCGATGGAACTGAATAATGCGCGCAAAGCCCTGCAAAGCGGGTTGGCGATGGTATCGGAGGACCGGCGCGGCGTCGGGCTGCTTCTGGATGAGTCCATCGAGGACAACATCGTCTTCAACGCCATGCAGATCAACGGCGATTTTTTGACCAGCGTCGCGGGCATGCACTTCAAAAACGGCCGAAAAATTCGGGAGCACGCCAAACGCATGATTCAAGAGCTGGACATTCGCTGTACCTCTCCCCTGCAGCACACCGGCACGCTTTCCGGCGGAAATCAGCAGAAGGTGTGTATTGCGCGTGCGCTGACGATGAACCCCAAGCTGTTATTCGTGTCCGAGCCCACACGAGGCATCGATATCGGCGCAAAGAAGCTCGTCCTCGAAACGCTTGTCAAGCTCAATCGCGAGATGGGTATGACGGTCGTCATGGTTTCGTCGGAGCTGCTTGAGCTTCGTTCGATCTGCGACCGCATCGCCATCGTGGCGGAAGGCAAGGTGGTGGACGTTCTGCCACCGGATAGCTCCGACGCGGATTTCGGTCTGGCGATGTCGGGCATCAAACCGGAGAAAGGAGCTGACGGTCATGCTTAA
- a CDS encoding DUF3798 domain-containing protein, with protein MKKLLCMLLTAAMLLGVCASALADYKIAILTGTTSQGEEEFRAAERAQAADPEHIVTDTYPDSFMAEMETTVAKIVAFGSDPDVKAIVMCQAVPGAKAGFDKLKEMGRDDILTIAGTPQEDPAVISAAADIVMYADEVMQGDTIMEKCSEWGIDVLVHYSFPRHMAMELIVGRHELLKQNAEALGIELVDVTAPDPTAEAGASASQQFILEDVPAQMEKYAGKKVAFFTTNCGMQEALQTAILTQANAYYPQPCCPSPYHAFPATLGLDQLKIGGDDEDALRQIAAKLQDYNAVGRYSTWPSPVAMTVIDIGVEYAKAFINGDITTRNDGDALKNLFNQKMEGAKIDNYTNAEGTTFDNYYTILLAPVDFADYL; from the coding sequence ATGAAAAAGCTGCTCTGTATGCTCCTCACCGCCGCGATGCTGCTTGGCGTCTGCGCCAGCGCCCTTGCAGATTACAAGATCGCGATTTTGACGGGCACGACTTCTCAGGGTGAAGAAGAGTTCCGCGCTGCTGAGCGTGCGCAGGCCGCCGACCCCGAGCACATCGTCACGGACACATACCCCGACAGCTTTATGGCCGAGATGGAGACGACCGTTGCCAAAATCGTGGCTTTCGGTTCCGACCCGGATGTCAAGGCGATCGTAATGTGCCAGGCTGTTCCCGGCGCGAAAGCCGGTTTCGACAAGCTGAAGGAGATGGGCCGCGACGACATTCTAACGATCGCGGGCACGCCGCAGGAGGATCCGGCTGTCATCTCCGCTGCCGCCGACATCGTCATGTACGCGGACGAGGTCATGCAGGGCGATACCATCATGGAAAAGTGCTCTGAATGGGGCATCGACGTGCTCGTACACTACTCCTTCCCCCGCCACATGGCGATGGAACTGATCGTCGGCCGCCACGAACTGCTCAAGCAGAATGCGGAGGCTCTGGGCATCGAGCTGGTTGACGTGACCGCGCCCGATCCGACCGCTGAGGCAGGTGCCTCTGCTTCCCAGCAGTTCATCCTCGAGGACGTGCCCGCACAGATGGAGAAGTATGCCGGCAAGAAGGTCGCCTTCTTCACCACCAACTGCGGCATGCAGGAAGCGCTCCAGACCGCGATCCTGACCCAGGCAAACGCCTACTATCCGCAGCCCTGCTGCCCGAGCCCCTATCACGCTTTCCCGGCGACCCTCGGCCTCGACCAGCTGAAGATCGGCGGCGACGACGAGGACGCGCTGCGGCAGATTGCGGCCAAGCTGCAGGATTACAACGCTGTGGGCCGTTATTCCACGTGGCCGTCCCCTGTCGCGATGACCGTCATCGACATCGGCGTTGAGTATGCGAAGGCTTTCATCAATGGCGACATCACCACCCGCAACGACGGAGACGCCCTCAAAAACCTGTTCAATCAGAAGATGGAAGGCGCGAAGATCGACAATTACACCAACGCGGAAGGAACGACCTTCGACAACTACTATACGATCCTGCTCGCGCCGGTTGATTTCGCGGATTATCTCTGA
- a CDS encoding GtrA family protein: METIQKYVDKVKKDPELIRYIIIGVCTTLVNYVVYFCFTRVITLHSMLANGIAWTVAVLFAYVANKLYVFRSQTNSFAELIVEFFNFVLMRVLSFGAEEALLWIFVVKLGVWDLGVKLVAQVIVIVLNYIFSKLFIFKGAKQKKE; the protein is encoded by the coding sequence ATGGAAACCATTCAAAAGTATGTGGATAAGGTAAAGAAAGATCCGGAACTCATCCGCTATATTATTATCGGTGTTTGCACGACGCTCGTAAACTATGTCGTATACTTTTGCTTTACGCGGGTAATTACGCTGCATTCCATGTTGGCGAACGGAATCGCCTGGACTGTTGCAGTGCTTTTTGCTTATGTCGCCAATAAGCTTTACGTCTTTCGTTCCCAAACAAACAGCTTTGCCGAACTGATCGTTGAATTTTTCAACTTCGTTTTGATGCGTGTGCTGTCCTTTGGCGCCGAAGAAGCGTTGCTCTGGATCTTTGTCGTAAAGCTTGGCGTTTGGGACCTGGGCGTAAAGCTCGTCGCGCAGGTTATTGTCATTGTGCTCAACTATATATTCTCGAAACTCTTTATTTTTAAGGGTGCAAAGCAAAAAAAGGAGTGA
- a CDS encoding LCP family protein, which produces MKNIRGSRALALLLCLLLLPLSVLAADDYPVKIDKKDLSQAASVPKSMQTIALFLLDSEESSDVETVLLASIDKSSGRACMTDIRTDILAEIPQVGYIPLAKAYAYGGPNLMMKSINELLEMNVNSYVTLDVSSFAQIADSVGGMQMPLNAEEAAALGLSEGQQTLTGKQAIAYMRLKGNNIDGKSRQYKSIMQILYQGTRDKNPISLMGLAQKLMSTMQTNLGIMDMITLATKVMGGSQRDELMLPGTAALLEGRFEDTTVYETDWAAMRQELHAFLFPQN; this is translated from the coding sequence ATGAAGAACATTCGCGGAAGTCGTGCCTTGGCATTGCTTCTATGTCTTCTCCTGCTGCCGCTGAGTGTGCTGGCTGCGGATGACTACCCGGTCAAAATCGATAAAAAGGATCTGTCTCAGGCAGCGAGCGTTCCAAAGTCTATGCAGACGATCGCGCTCTTCCTTCTCGACAGCGAAGAATCCAGCGATGTGGAGACGGTTTTACTCGCCAGCATCGATAAAAGCAGCGGTCGAGCCTGTATGACGGACATTCGCACCGATATTTTAGCGGAAATTCCGCAAGTTGGATATATTCCGCTTGCAAAAGCTTACGCCTATGGCGGACCCAATCTAATGATGAAGTCGATCAACGAACTGCTGGAGATGAACGTAAACAGCTATGTTACGCTGGACGTTAGCAGCTTCGCACAGATTGCCGACAGCGTAGGCGGCATGCAGATGCCGCTCAACGCTGAAGAAGCTGCGGCGCTGGGCCTTTCTGAAGGCCAGCAGACGCTTACCGGTAAACAGGCGATCGCGTACATGCGCCTGAAAGGAAACAATATCGACGGGAAAAGCCGCCAGTATAAGTCCATCATGCAGATTCTTTATCAGGGCACGCGCGACAAAAACCCGATTTCCCTGATGGGGCTCGCGCAAAAGCTCATGAGCACGATGCAAACCAATTTGGGAATTATGGATATGATTACGCTCGCCACGAAGGTCATGGGCGGATCACAGCGCGATGAGCTCATGCTTCCCGGCACAGCAGCTCTTCTCGAAGGCAGGTTTGAGGATACGACCGTATACGAAACCGACTGGGCCGCCATGCGGCAGGAATTACACGCCTTTCTGTTCCCGCAAAATTAA
- a CDS encoding tyrosine-type recombinase/integrase has translation MPNDYQKQTARMRTESLRKLERELPQCCLDYFIAIESQTGTLTRLAYAYDLRIFFQYLSAEVRKFGGKDVLSFDDEDLRKITKADIERYGQYLTLYYKNDIDEDGNVSSRELENAECGKMRKLSSLRSFFKYLYADGRIPGNPAELVPLPKRHEKAIIRLELDEVARILDEAEKGENLTARQQKFHQITRKRDLAMLSLFLGTGIRVSECVGLNIDDFDFTQNAFIVTRKGGAEVMLYLSDEVSQALQDYLSEREQIEALPGHENAFFLSIQRRRITQRAVENLVKKYAAIAAPLKKKISPHKLRSTYGTNLYRATQDIYLVADVLGHSDVNTTRRHYAAMLEDRRRSAAEHTQLREPDDTHD, from the coding sequence ATGCCCAACGATTATCAAAAGCAAACGGCGCGCATGCGCACGGAAAGTCTTCGCAAGCTCGAACGCGAGCTGCCCCAGTGCTGCCTGGATTACTTTATCGCTATAGAGTCGCAGACGGGTACGCTTACACGCCTTGCTTACGCATATGACCTTCGCATCTTCTTCCAATACCTTTCTGCGGAAGTTCGAAAATTTGGCGGCAAGGACGTCCTCTCCTTCGACGACGAAGACCTTCGCAAGATCACCAAAGCCGATATTGAGCGCTACGGCCAATACCTGACGCTTTACTATAAAAATGACATCGACGAGGACGGAAACGTGTCCTCGCGTGAACTCGAGAATGCCGAATGCGGCAAGATGCGCAAGCTTTCATCGCTGCGTTCGTTTTTCAAGTATCTATATGCGGATGGCCGTATTCCCGGAAACCCCGCCGAACTGGTACCGCTGCCCAAACGTCATGAAAAGGCGATTATTCGCTTGGAACTCGACGAGGTAGCCCGCATTCTAGACGAGGCCGAAAAGGGCGAAAATCTGACGGCACGCCAGCAAAAATTCCACCAGATCACGCGAAAACGCGATCTAGCGATGCTGAGCCTCTTTTTAGGGACAGGTATCCGTGTGAGCGAATGCGTCGGACTGAACATTGACGACTTCGACTTTACGCAAAACGCCTTTATCGTGACGCGAAAAGGCGGCGCCGAGGTCATGCTTTATCTGTCCGACGAGGTTTCACAGGCGCTGCAGGATTATCTGTCGGAGCGCGAGCAAATAGAAGCGCTGCCGGGTCACGAAAACGCTTTCTTTCTCTCCATACAGCGCCGCCGCATCACGCAGCGCGCAGTCGAGAACCTCGTCAAAAAGTATGCTGCCATTGCTGCGCCGCTGAAAAAGAAAATCAGCCCGCATAAACTGCGCAGCACGTACGGCACCAACCTGTATCGCGCGACGCAGGATATTTACCTCGTCGCCGACGTATTGGGCCATTCGGACGTCAATACGACACGACGGCATTATGCGGCCATGCTCGAGGATCGCAGGCGCTCCGCGGCAGAACACACGCAGCTGCGTGAACCCGACGATACCCACGATTGA
- the rnhA gene encoding ribonuclease HI → MKEITMYTDGACSGNPGPGGWGTVLIYGDHRKEMSGFMPDTTNNRMEVFAVIQGLLALKQPCRVSIYSDSAYFVNAFNQHWIENWKRNGWKNASKKPVENQDLWKWLLTLMQDHEVTIHKVKGHADNAFNNRCDELATGQIKQNAKAAIKP, encoded by the coding sequence ATGAAAGAAATTACCATGTATACGGACGGCGCCTGTTCCGGCAATCCCGGACCGGGAGGTTGGGGAACGGTCCTGATCTACGGGGATCACCGGAAGGAGATGTCCGGCTTTATGCCGGATACCACGAATAACCGGATGGAGGTCTTCGCCGTCATTCAAGGCCTTCTGGCGCTCAAACAGCCCTGTAGGGTTTCGATCTATTCGGATTCCGCCTACTTTGTCAATGCATTCAATCAGCATTGGATTGAAAATTGGAAACGCAACGGCTGGAAAAACGCCAGCAAAAAGCCGGTCGAAAATCAGGACCTGTGGAAGTGGCTGCTAACGCTCATGCAGGATCATGAAGTTACAATTCATAAGGTCAAGGGGCATGCGGACAACGCTTTCAACAACCGCTGTGACGAACTGGCGACCGGTCAGATCAAGCAAAACGCCAAGGCGGCGATAAAACCGTAG